One Lutzomyia longipalpis isolate SR_M1_2022 chromosome 4, ASM2433408v1 DNA segment encodes these proteins:
- the LOC129796533 gene encoding uncharacterized protein CG7065 isoform X1, with protein sequence MTDSTKTKVEEDIERHVLSTTVKLSDGTLGQVFSRGGRNEFQVFLYNCHVCGVPNLPGERCLQTHISGRKHQMRLSQGVIDAVAFRAPMQTKSKIQMNIAPGEPVPPGFENEVKRIAEIQPVLDKNKEDSYIGLEYIVELTGGPEASYHCILCDKRGDPRTILAHAVSYNHRLKYLDKHYPSCMRELSEFKGQKEARAVLPKVIQTVCAAIEEVHGRLTMAVHDREDYEKNKMKYLTEIINEKHFDEKTGPKFIKVIDRAKINEMIRRSKISSNLRKRNSSPDVDPRMKVDHTRADRKSLDSISDISDTSMRSRSRSPRSKRQRRRRSPSLSLSPEPSRRPVKPKKTLPTPEELTLQANAILEDRYKWEKFRCLVEKAVEELNKVQKEHEKNPEKHPLYPEEWKRFWNRRYKELQQEKKDPAKHDFKPEWIKFWTHRMKELHEEEIDRRKKEIREKVGLPLEEEKKESVEIIKISDSPDSLVGSRKRNSLSPWSDEGGRRIRPSPKRGRPRSRSRSPSRRRSRSRSPRSSRSRLSRSPGRRSFSPGRRDRDRYYERPVRYVAPPPPDPYYNFEEWASYYGPHKTRPTFASRAPPAAGYSSRPVEPPEPEEPESDEPLTVVSVLRLLTALEEHLGSLGPKCIDLLAKALALEKVKANSADELLVNEDTCVFFETTKEKLKGQILAGVMEPGKVKAVKKAVKNIAGIIHMVTKKREEKENGEAKDDTKEAEKKVEVKLGSKPAGSGLDRGKISLKLSAELSNQGRDDISQSDLEQLVLVFMGMLQRSKQTSEIVTVKDFLAENDVRTVEGGEKTMVDIKKTIEDDFKEDIANNSDANALESLTDSDLQTLLQNFKDLSPEEQHHLISYLKKLEATDPTRVEKLRKFVNLDATSAEKRRELERPTISEDRHHEASTDNTQKVVEKKQSAIYDSDDDDDDYNFDDVVKAASKNVKEKQMQDHMKVVQESLQHQQKSVISLDDDDIEPQAASPAKKNPPAAPSLAGMSYPADTQTLIANIMGSLQKNVSRTGQPEKETTVESSTSLSNLNSLPYYQQTNTYVPNPYAVQTTQAANNFYPNYVMPNNIPGMFPAATATTMTSSAQSMYPAVTQQQQQQTQQQSNPWANQAYGKYY encoded by the exons ATGACGGATTCTACAAAGACAAAG GTGGAGGAGGACATCGAGCGGCATGTCCTGAGCACGACGGTGAAGCTATCAGATGGGACATTGGGACAAGTCTTCAGTCGCGGTGGTCGCAATGAGTTTCAGGTGTTCCTTTACAATTGTCACGTGTGCGGGGTACCCAATTTACCTGGGGAGCGTTGCCTTCAGACACACATCAGTGGCAGGAAGCACCAGATGCGCCTATCACAGGGTGTTATTGATGCAGTCGCATTCAGAGCACCGATGCAGACGAAGAGCAAAA TTCAAATGAACATCGCTCCGGGTGAACCTGTTCCCCCTGGATTTGAGAATGAAGTGAAGCGCATTGCAGAAATACAACCGGTATTGGATAAGAACAAAGAGGACTCCTACATTGGTCTTGAGTATATTGTTGAACTCACTGGAGGTCCAGAGGCTTCCTATCATTGTATTTTATGCGATAAAAGAGGTGATCCGCGTACCATCTTAGCGCATGCTGTGAGCTACAATCATCGTTTGAAGTACTTGGATAAGCACTACCCATCCTGTATGCGGGAATTGTCCGAGTTCAAAGGGCAAAAGGAGGCACGTGCTGTACTTCCAAAGGTCATTCAGACAGTCTGTGCTGCCATTGAGGAGGTGCATGGAAGATTAACGATGGCAGTGCACGATAGGGAGGATtatgagaagaataaaatgaagtaTTTAACTGAAATCATTAATGAGAAGCACTTTGATGAGAAGACAGGACCGAAATTCATCAAAGTCATTGATCGGGCTAAGATCAATGAGATGATTCGCCGATCAAAGATTA gCTCAAACCTCAGGAAGAGGAATTCTTCACCGGACGTGGATCCGAGAATGAAAGTTGACCACACACGTGCTGATCGCAAGAGTTTGGATTCCATTTCGGACATTTCGGACACATCAATGCGTTCACGAAGTCGTTCACCACGTAGTAAGCGTCAACGTAGGCGACGCTCACCGTCACTATCCCTATCACCGGAGCCATCGCGACGACCTGTGAAGCCGAAGAAAACTCTCCCAACTCCGGAAGAATTGACACTACAGGCAAATGCAATTCTAGAGGATCGCTACAAATGGGAGAAATTTCGTTGTCTCGTGGAGAAGGCCGTTGAGGAATTGAATAAGGTGCAGAAGGAGCACGAGAAGAATCCAGAGAAGCATCCACTCTATCCTGAGGAATGGAAGAGATTCTGGAATCGTCGCTACAAGGAATTGCAGCAGGAGAAGAAAGATCCGGCAAAGCATGATTTCAAACCGGAATGGATTAAATTTTGGACACATCGTATGAAGGAGCTCCATGAGGAGGAGATTGATAGGCGCAAGAAGGAGATTAGAGAGAAGGTTGGCTTACCGCtggaggaggagaagaaggaaaGTGTTGAGATTATTAAGATATCAGATAGTCCGGATTCGTTGGTGGGTTCCCGAAAACGGAACAGCTTGAGTCCGTGGTCAGACGAAGGTGGACGCCGTATTCGACCATCCCCAAAGCGTGGTCGTCCACGAAGTCGCTCTCGATCACCAAGTCGCCGAAGGAGTCGATCACGGAGTCCCCGTAGTAGTCGCAGTAGGTTGTCTCGGTCACCAGGGAGGCGATCATTTTCCCCAGGTCGACGCGACAGGGATAGATACTACGAGAGACCTGTGAGGTATGTTGCTCCACCACCACCAGATCCATACTACAATTTTGAAGAATGGGCCAGCTACTATGGACCCCATAAGACACGTCCCACATTCGCATCAAGGGCTCCTCCAGCAGCGGGATACAGCAGCAGACCTGTTGAACCTCCCGAACCAGAGGAACCGGAATCCGATGAACCACTCACAGTTGTTTCCGTACTACGACTCTTGACGGCACTTGAGGAGCATCTAGGTAGCCTAGGTCCAAAGTGTATTGATCTACTGGCAAAAGCTTTGGCTCTTGAGAAG GTCAAAGCAAATTCTGCTGATGAATTGTTGGTGAATGAGGACACGTGCGTCTTCTTTGAGACAACAAAGGAGAAGCTAAAGGGTCAAATTCTAGCTGGTGTAATGGAACCGGGTAAAGTGAAGGCCGTCAAGAAAGCAGTAAAGAATATTGCTGGTATTATTCACATGGTGACAAAGAAGCGTGAAGAGAAGGAGAATGGAGAGGCTAAGGATGATACAAAGGAAGCGGAGAAGAAGGTGGAAGTGAAGTTGGGAAGTAAACCAGCAGGATCGGGGTTGGATAGAGGAAAAATCTCCCTGAAACTTTCGGCGGAACTTTCAAATCAGGGTCGTGATGATATATCCCAATCAGATCTCGAGCAACTCGTGCTGGTATTCATGGGAATGCTGCAACGTTCAAAGCAGACAAGTGAGATTGTAACAGTGAAGGATTTCCTTGCGGAAAATGATGTTCGCACCGTTGAGGGGGGTGAGAAGACAATGGTGGATATAAAGAAGACAATTGAGGATGATTTTAAGGAAGACATTGCAAATAATTCCGATGCAAATGCCCTTGAAAGTCTCACAGATTCCGATCTTCAGACACTCCTGcagaattttaaggatttatcCCCGGAGGAGCAGCATCATCTTATTTCGTATCTTAAGAAACTCGAAGCAACAGATCCCACACGTGTGGAAAAGTTACGAAAATTTGTTAATCTCGATGCAACAAGTGCGGAGAAGCGTAGAGAATTGGAACGTCCGACTATAAGTGAGGATCGTCATCATGAGGCATCCACGGATAATACGCAGAAGGTGGTTGAGAAGAAGCAATCAGCAATCTATGATTctgacgatgatgatgatgactaCAATTTTGATGATGTAGTTAAAGCTGCAAGTAAGAATGTGAAGGAGAAGCAAATGCAGGATCACATGAAAGTAGTGCAGGAATCGCTGCAGCATCAGCAAAAATCTGTAATTTCTCTCGATGATGACGACATAGAGCCCCAGGCAGCATCACCGGCAAAGAAGAATCCTCCAGCAGCACCGAGTCTTGCTGGTATGTCATACCCAGCGGATACACAGACACTCATTGCAAACATTATGGGTTCCCTGCAGAAGAATGTATCGAGGACGGGGCAACCGGAGAAGGAAACAACAGTAGAAAGCTCAACGTCACTGTCTAATCTCAATAGTTTACCCTACTATCAGCAAACTAACACCTATGTTCCAAATCCATATGCAGTACAGACAACTCAGGCAGCAAATAA TTTCTACCCGAATTATGTGATGCCCAATAACATCCCGGGTATGTTTCCGGCTGCCACTGCAACTACCATGACGTCCTCGGCACAATCAATGTATCCCGCAGTGACTcaacaacagcagcagcaaacGCAACAACAATCTAATCCATGGGCTAATCAAGCTTATGGAAAATACTACTAA
- the LOC129796533 gene encoding uncharacterized protein CG7065 isoform X2, protein MRLSQGVIDAVAFRAPMQTKSKIQMNIAPGEPVPPGFENEVKRIAEIQPVLDKNKEDSYIGLEYIVELTGGPEASYHCILCDKRGDPRTILAHAVSYNHRLKYLDKHYPSCMRELSEFKGQKEARAVLPKVIQTVCAAIEEVHGRLTMAVHDREDYEKNKMKYLTEIINEKHFDEKTGPKFIKVIDRAKINEMIRRSKISSNLRKRNSSPDVDPRMKVDHTRADRKSLDSISDISDTSMRSRSRSPRSKRQRRRRSPSLSLSPEPSRRPVKPKKTLPTPEELTLQANAILEDRYKWEKFRCLVEKAVEELNKVQKEHEKNPEKHPLYPEEWKRFWNRRYKELQQEKKDPAKHDFKPEWIKFWTHRMKELHEEEIDRRKKEIREKVGLPLEEEKKESVEIIKISDSPDSLVGSRKRNSLSPWSDEGGRRIRPSPKRGRPRSRSRSPSRRRSRSRSPRSSRSRLSRSPGRRSFSPGRRDRDRYYERPVRYVAPPPPDPYYNFEEWASYYGPHKTRPTFASRAPPAAGYSSRPVEPPEPEEPESDEPLTVVSVLRLLTALEEHLGSLGPKCIDLLAKALALEKVKANSADELLVNEDTCVFFETTKEKLKGQILAGVMEPGKVKAVKKAVKNIAGIIHMVTKKREEKENGEAKDDTKEAEKKVEVKLGSKPAGSGLDRGKISLKLSAELSNQGRDDISQSDLEQLVLVFMGMLQRSKQTSEIVTVKDFLAENDVRTVEGGEKTMVDIKKTIEDDFKEDIANNSDANALESLTDSDLQTLLQNFKDLSPEEQHHLISYLKKLEATDPTRVEKLRKFVNLDATSAEKRRELERPTISEDRHHEASTDNTQKVVEKKQSAIYDSDDDDDDYNFDDVVKAASKNVKEKQMQDHMKVVQESLQHQQKSVISLDDDDIEPQAASPAKKNPPAAPSLAGMSYPADTQTLIANIMGSLQKNVSRTGQPEKETTVESSTSLSNLNSLPYYQQTNTYVPNPYAVQTTQAANNFYPNYVMPNNIPGMFPAATATTMTSSAQSMYPAVTQQQQQQTQQQSNPWANQAYGKYY, encoded by the exons ATGCGCCTATCACAGGGTGTTATTGATGCAGTCGCATTCAGAGCACCGATGCAGACGAAGAGCAAAA TTCAAATGAACATCGCTCCGGGTGAACCTGTTCCCCCTGGATTTGAGAATGAAGTGAAGCGCATTGCAGAAATACAACCGGTATTGGATAAGAACAAAGAGGACTCCTACATTGGTCTTGAGTATATTGTTGAACTCACTGGAGGTCCAGAGGCTTCCTATCATTGTATTTTATGCGATAAAAGAGGTGATCCGCGTACCATCTTAGCGCATGCTGTGAGCTACAATCATCGTTTGAAGTACTTGGATAAGCACTACCCATCCTGTATGCGGGAATTGTCCGAGTTCAAAGGGCAAAAGGAGGCACGTGCTGTACTTCCAAAGGTCATTCAGACAGTCTGTGCTGCCATTGAGGAGGTGCATGGAAGATTAACGATGGCAGTGCACGATAGGGAGGATtatgagaagaataaaatgaagtaTTTAACTGAAATCATTAATGAGAAGCACTTTGATGAGAAGACAGGACCGAAATTCATCAAAGTCATTGATCGGGCTAAGATCAATGAGATGATTCGCCGATCAAAGATTA gCTCAAACCTCAGGAAGAGGAATTCTTCACCGGACGTGGATCCGAGAATGAAAGTTGACCACACACGTGCTGATCGCAAGAGTTTGGATTCCATTTCGGACATTTCGGACACATCAATGCGTTCACGAAGTCGTTCACCACGTAGTAAGCGTCAACGTAGGCGACGCTCACCGTCACTATCCCTATCACCGGAGCCATCGCGACGACCTGTGAAGCCGAAGAAAACTCTCCCAACTCCGGAAGAATTGACACTACAGGCAAATGCAATTCTAGAGGATCGCTACAAATGGGAGAAATTTCGTTGTCTCGTGGAGAAGGCCGTTGAGGAATTGAATAAGGTGCAGAAGGAGCACGAGAAGAATCCAGAGAAGCATCCACTCTATCCTGAGGAATGGAAGAGATTCTGGAATCGTCGCTACAAGGAATTGCAGCAGGAGAAGAAAGATCCGGCAAAGCATGATTTCAAACCGGAATGGATTAAATTTTGGACACATCGTATGAAGGAGCTCCATGAGGAGGAGATTGATAGGCGCAAGAAGGAGATTAGAGAGAAGGTTGGCTTACCGCtggaggaggagaagaaggaaaGTGTTGAGATTATTAAGATATCAGATAGTCCGGATTCGTTGGTGGGTTCCCGAAAACGGAACAGCTTGAGTCCGTGGTCAGACGAAGGTGGACGCCGTATTCGACCATCCCCAAAGCGTGGTCGTCCACGAAGTCGCTCTCGATCACCAAGTCGCCGAAGGAGTCGATCACGGAGTCCCCGTAGTAGTCGCAGTAGGTTGTCTCGGTCACCAGGGAGGCGATCATTTTCCCCAGGTCGACGCGACAGGGATAGATACTACGAGAGACCTGTGAGGTATGTTGCTCCACCACCACCAGATCCATACTACAATTTTGAAGAATGGGCCAGCTACTATGGACCCCATAAGACACGTCCCACATTCGCATCAAGGGCTCCTCCAGCAGCGGGATACAGCAGCAGACCTGTTGAACCTCCCGAACCAGAGGAACCGGAATCCGATGAACCACTCACAGTTGTTTCCGTACTACGACTCTTGACGGCACTTGAGGAGCATCTAGGTAGCCTAGGTCCAAAGTGTATTGATCTACTGGCAAAAGCTTTGGCTCTTGAGAAG GTCAAAGCAAATTCTGCTGATGAATTGTTGGTGAATGAGGACACGTGCGTCTTCTTTGAGACAACAAAGGAGAAGCTAAAGGGTCAAATTCTAGCTGGTGTAATGGAACCGGGTAAAGTGAAGGCCGTCAAGAAAGCAGTAAAGAATATTGCTGGTATTATTCACATGGTGACAAAGAAGCGTGAAGAGAAGGAGAATGGAGAGGCTAAGGATGATACAAAGGAAGCGGAGAAGAAGGTGGAAGTGAAGTTGGGAAGTAAACCAGCAGGATCGGGGTTGGATAGAGGAAAAATCTCCCTGAAACTTTCGGCGGAACTTTCAAATCAGGGTCGTGATGATATATCCCAATCAGATCTCGAGCAACTCGTGCTGGTATTCATGGGAATGCTGCAACGTTCAAAGCAGACAAGTGAGATTGTAACAGTGAAGGATTTCCTTGCGGAAAATGATGTTCGCACCGTTGAGGGGGGTGAGAAGACAATGGTGGATATAAAGAAGACAATTGAGGATGATTTTAAGGAAGACATTGCAAATAATTCCGATGCAAATGCCCTTGAAAGTCTCACAGATTCCGATCTTCAGACACTCCTGcagaattttaaggatttatcCCCGGAGGAGCAGCATCATCTTATTTCGTATCTTAAGAAACTCGAAGCAACAGATCCCACACGTGTGGAAAAGTTACGAAAATTTGTTAATCTCGATGCAACAAGTGCGGAGAAGCGTAGAGAATTGGAACGTCCGACTATAAGTGAGGATCGTCATCATGAGGCATCCACGGATAATACGCAGAAGGTGGTTGAGAAGAAGCAATCAGCAATCTATGATTctgacgatgatgatgatgactaCAATTTTGATGATGTAGTTAAAGCTGCAAGTAAGAATGTGAAGGAGAAGCAAATGCAGGATCACATGAAAGTAGTGCAGGAATCGCTGCAGCATCAGCAAAAATCTGTAATTTCTCTCGATGATGACGACATAGAGCCCCAGGCAGCATCACCGGCAAAGAAGAATCCTCCAGCAGCACCGAGTCTTGCTGGTATGTCATACCCAGCGGATACACAGACACTCATTGCAAACATTATGGGTTCCCTGCAGAAGAATGTATCGAGGACGGGGCAACCGGAGAAGGAAACAACAGTAGAAAGCTCAACGTCACTGTCTAATCTCAATAGTTTACCCTACTATCAGCAAACTAACACCTATGTTCCAAATCCATATGCAGTACAGACAACTCAGGCAGCAAATAA TTTCTACCCGAATTATGTGATGCCCAATAACATCCCGGGTATGTTTCCGGCTGCCACTGCAACTACCATGACGTCCTCGGCACAATCAATGTATCCCGCAGTGACTcaacaacagcagcagcaaacGCAACAACAATCTAATCCATGGGCTAATCAAGCTTATGGAAAATACTACTAA
- the LOC129796534 gene encoding histone acetyltransferase KAT2A, with the protein MSEDFSAAQYSVVPKEEEAQQLPSSGSSAAPESSGGGVIRPGPPPTEATRQTSLQKIEQRKKHVFTLPRAQRLAKLAMYSACQTEECRCTGWKTPEELRHRDVESDYCPKFFDLCRNTYCRHALESHISHLGDIEDEQLNSLLGTIIDVENLFMSMSREQDADTKKVYYYLFRLLRHCILTRQQAVIRGPLGDPPFESPSIYKAITSFVFYKFHHLSQTEFHTMSEVARTFLNCLNHWNFEAPSVRGRDLSHEDASTYKINYTRWLMFCHVPAFCNSLPHYETTIAFGRTLLKAVFQFVSQQLLVKCRTEKDRMPVEKRTLLMQMPKFLDALKHEVINEESPIWDASYKPAVSLLLQRSANSKRVHDAASAQQNAVRRPIADGSQAKKYKYSSEVEDLSNEVVLQAMRNINDSKNSRSSEVVFPVNAPRDEAAKTKESRGEIELHIVGNSLSHPVSKQSMLWLLGLHSVFAHQLPGMPRDYISQLVFDPKHKTLALIEEGRPIGGICFRTFATQGFTEIVFCAVTGDKQVKGYGTHLMNHLKDYSIQQGTKHFLTYADEFAIGYFKKQGFSKDIKVARPIYAGYIKEYEGATLMHCELHPSIVYTQFSSVIRRQKDIVKELIAQRQQEVQKIHPGLTCFKEGVRSIPVESIPGLREVGWRPIARAQRQARPLEESADPDKLAQTLATVLVAVRQHSAAWPFQKPVSQADVPDYYDHIKYPMDLKTMGERLKRGYYVTRRLFMADMARIFTNCRFYNLPETEYYRCANTLERYFQTKMKEIGLWDK; encoded by the exons ATGAGTGAGGATTTCAGTGCAGCCCAGTACAGTGTGGTGCCCAAGGAAGAGGAAGCTCAGCAACTCCCCTCCTCGGGATCCTCTGCGGCTCCTGAATCCTCTG GAGGAGGAGTGATTCGTCCAGGACCTCCTCCTACAGAAGCTACGCGTCAGACAAGCTTGCAGAAGATTGAACAGAGAAAGAAGCATGTCTTCACACTTCCTCGTGCCCAGCGTTTGGCAAAATTGGCCATGTATTCAGCATGTCAGACTGAGGAGTGTAGATGCACGGGCTGGAAAACCCCAGAAGAGCTGAGACATCGTGACGTGGAGTCTGATTACTGCCctaaattctttgatttatgCCGCAATACATACTGTCGACATGCACTGGAATCCCATATAAGTCACCTTGGAGATATTGAGGATGAGCAGCTAAACTCCCTTCTCGGGACTATAATTGACGTGGAGAATCTCTTCATGAGTATGTCACGGGAACAGGATGCAGACACCAAGAAAGTCTACTACTATCTCTTTAG gCTTCTCCGTCATTGTATTTTGACACGCCAGCAGGCAGTAATTCGTGGTCCTCTTGGGGATCCACCATTTGAATCTCCATCCATATACAAAGCAATCACAAGCTTTGTCTTCTACAAATTCCACCACTTGAGCCAAACTGAATTCCATACCATGAGTGAAGTAGCCAGAACCTTTCTAAATTGTCTCAATCATTGGAACTTTGAAGCACCTAGCGTACGCGGACGTGACCTTAGTCACGAAGATGCGTCAACATATAAAATCAACTACACCCGTTGGCTTATGTTCTGTCACGTTCCGGCTTTTTGCAACTCCCTGCCGCACTATGAAACAACCATTGCATTCGGGAGAACACTCCTGAAGGCAGTATTCCAGTTTGTGAGCCAACAACTCCTTGTAAAGTGTCGCACCGAGAAAGATAGGATGCCCGTTGAGAAACGAACTTTGCTCATGCAAATGCCCAAATTCTTGGATGCTTTAAAGCATGAG GTAATCAACGAAGAATCCCCTATTTGGGATGCATCGTACAAGCCCGCTGTATCGCTGCTACTTCAACGTTCAGCCAATTCTAAACGAGTCCACGATGCAGCATCAGCCCAACAAAATGCCGTACGTCGACCTATTGCAGATGGATCCCAAGCAAAAAAGTACAAATACTCAAGCGAAGTGGAAGATTTGTCAAATGAAGTTGTCCTCCAGGCGATGCGTAACATCAATGACAGCAAAAATAGCCGCAGTAGTGAAGTTGTTTTCCCCGTCAATGCTCCTAGGGATGAAGCAGCCAAGACCAAGGAGAGTCGCGGTGAAATTGAGCTGCATATTGTTGGCAACTCTCTCAGTCATCCAGTTAGTAAGCAGTCAATGTTGTGGCTTTTGGGACTTCACAGTGTCTTTGCGCATCAATTGCCCGGCATGCCAAGGGACTACATCAGCCAGCTTGTGTTCGATCCGAAACACAAAACTCTGGCCCTGATTGAGGAAGGACGCCCAATTGGGGGTATTTGCTTCCGAACATTCGCCACGCAGGGCTTCACTGAGATTGTTTTCTGTGCTGTGACGGGAGACAAACAAGTCAAAGGGTACGGTACACATTTGATGAATCATCTCAAGGACTACAGTATCCAACAGGGGACTAAACACTTTCTTACCTATGCCGATGAATTTGCAATTGGCTACTTTAAGAAACAAGGATTCTCCAAGGATATCAAGGTTGCCAGGCCTATTTATGCAG GTTATATAAAGGAATATGAAGGTGCAACGCTGATGCATTGTGAGTTACACCCTAGTATTGTGTATACACAATTCAGTAGCGTTATCCGGCGTCAGAAGGACATTGTAAAAGAGCTAATTGCGCAACGGCAGCAAGAAGTGCAGAAAATCCATCCGGGTTTGACGTGCTTCAAAGAGGGTGTCCGCAGTATTCCTGTTGAGTCGATCCCAGGGCTGCGTGAAGTTGGATGGAGACCCATTGCACGGGCTCAGCGTCAGGCACGACCTCTTGAGGAATCCGCAGACCCAGATAAACTAGCACAAACACTTGCAACTGTACTCGTTGCCGTTCGTCAACACTCAGCTGCATGGCCCTTCCAGAAGCCTGTAAGTCAAGCCGACGTACCCGACTATTATGACCACATAAAGTATCCAATGGACCTCAAAACTATGGGGGAACGCCTCAAGCGTGGCTATTACGTCACCAGGCGACTCTTTATGGCCGACATGGCACGCATCTTCACAAATTGTAGGTTCTACAACCTGCCAGAGACCGAGTACTACAG gTGCGCCAACACCTTGGAACGCTACTTTCAGACTAAGATGAAGGAAATCGGCCTATGGGATAAGTAA